The Moorena producens PAL-8-15-08-1 genomic interval TCCAGACAAGGTTAGACCTGATAGGGTAGCGACCGTTGCTAGCTGTAAAAAGTTGCGCCTTGTACGGCGTTTTAGGAATGTTGGTTGATCCTTATAAAGCACGATTGAAAAGGTTGAAGGTTGACGTTTGTTTTTGCCCAGGCGTCCATTTTAGGGTAGGTTGAATAAATTTTTTCAAAACCGATTACCCATTACCCATTACCCATTACCCGAAAACAGATAGGATAATTAATCCACCAGAATTGAAGTCAACAACTAAAAATCTCTTGCTTTACTCAGCACTATTTTCCCAGCAAACTAGGTTTAAAAACTACCATTATCTTTAAATTATTCCTCCAACACGCGACAATCGGTGGGTGCCCAACGAGCATAAATTGTCGTGTGAGGGTCTGGTAACTTGTTATTGGTGTTGGCAAGTATGACTCTAAGACAGTCGCCACTGAGTAACTCCACCACACATTGAATATGAGTACCCAGGTACATCGCGTGTTTAAGACGTCCTTCAAAGCAATTCATTGTAGTAGTAGTAGGGGGGGAAAGACTCAGGCGAATTTTCTCTGGTCGTACACCTACTACAATATCCTGAGCATTAGAATTATCCAGGACTTCTCTAACGGATGGAGACTCAACCACAATCTTGATACCAGTCTTGGTGGTAATTTCGAGTGAGTCGGCATCGGACCGTTGCAGACGACCTTTAAATAAATTGGTATCACCGATAAAGTCCGCCACAAAGGTTGTCCGAGGATTTTCATAGATTTCTCTGGGGGAACCAACTTGCTCAATTTTACCTGCACGCATCACAGCGATCCGGTCAGAAAGACTCATGGCTTCTTCTTGGTCGTGGGTCACCATCACAAAAGTTAACCCCAGGTCTTGATGGAGATTTGAAAGTTCCACCTGCATCTGTTTGCGCAGCTTGAAATCTAGCGCTCCCAAGGGTTCATCCAACAACAGCACCGCTGGTCGATTAACTAATGCTCGGGCTAATGCCACTCGTTGCTGTTGACCCCCAGACAGTTGAGGGGGATACCGATTCGCCAATCCCTCCAGTTTCACTTGTTTGAGGGCTGCTTTGACTCGTTCCTCAACCTCCAATGGGGGTAGCTTTTTTAGGCGTAGACCAAAGGCAATATTTTCCGATACACTCAGGTGATTGAATAGAGCATAACTTTGAAAGACCGTATTGACAGGTCGGCGGTGTGGTGGAATATGATTCATCGAGCGTCCCTGAATCATTACCTCCCCAGCTGAAGGCATCTCAAATCCCGCTACTAAACGCAAGGTTGTAGTTTTGCCACAGCCAGACGGACCAAGAATGCTAAAAAATTCTCCTTGACGGATACTTAAGTCAACACCACGGACAACAGTCTCGGTGTCGAACACTTTAAAAACCTTGCGGAGTTCAACATCAAGTTTAGCTGTAGTCGTAGCAGTCGGACGTGGTTCTTTAACAGTCGTTTGAAACATGGTGGTTATTTCAGCAGTAGTGATGCCCCCAGAGTCATGCATCGTCTGTCTGCATCTGTGGAACACGGTTTCTCTCCTTGGGTTTATTTTATCCTCCAACCTAAAAATACTCCTGCGGTAGCTAAACGGATCTGCACTGATCCAGTAGCTGAGGTGCGGAAGTAAATTGCTGGGTATTAGGCGTGACTAGGTATTAGGCTAATGGAACAGGGGCAGATCAGAGCCTCCTTAATCAAGGATTTGGGGCGGCTCTAGGCGAACCGGTGTGGGCAATTAATCGGGGATGTTCCAATTCTGCTCACTACACCCGGTCACCCTAAACCCCATACCCAGTTTTAACTGACAAGCTTGGGGCGTAAGTCCTGTTGTTTAGTTGTCAATTGTCAATCCTTAATTCTTAATTGAAAAGGGGGGCGTATTGGGAATCCAAGCCAATAGCTTACTGGATTGATCACAGACTATTCGCCTTAATTGCCCAATTCCGTGTTCTCCAAGTCCCATTCCCCATTCTCAGACCTCGGACGATGACATTAATTCAGCCTTCCTTATCTTCGTATACAGTATATCGATCTAATTCCCGCACTGTCGGACGCAAATACCAATCCGTAGTGATTATGGTACTGATTAGCCTATTCTTGCTGGGGGGAATTGGTTCCCGTTTAGCGTATTTACAGCTAGTTCAAGGGGAACGCAACCAACAGCTGGCAGAAAATAACCGGATTCGTCTGATTCCCAAGCCCCCTATACGGGGCAATATTTTTGACCGTAAGGGCAGAGTATTAGCTAGCTATCGGTTGTCTCACTCGGTCTTTGTGTGGCCCATGGTTCTTAGGCAGGAGCAATGGCCCCAAACTCGCAAACGCCTGTCCCAGATTTTGAAGATACCAGACGCTGAGATTCAAAAGCGTCTGGAACAAGCGGGCTATAACTCTCCTTACCTACTTCGGATTGCCCGTGGTGTTACTCCCGCTCAAGTTACTGCCTTGGCTGAGTACAGCAATGAATTACAGGGGATAGAGGTGGATATTGATGCAGTACGGTACTATCCCCATGGACAGCTATCGGCTCACGTTCTAGGTTATACTGGAGAGTTAGACTATGAAGAGCTGCAACGGCGTAAACCTGACGGCTACCGCCTCGGTGACGTGCTTGGAAAAATGGGGGTGGAGAAGTCTTATGAGCATCTGCTACGGGGAGAATGGGGCGGTCAGCAAGTAGAAGTTGATGGTGCTGGACGAGTCGTCAGAGTTCTGGGTCAGAAACAGGCAAAACCGGGTAAACCTATCCATATAAGCATCGATATAGACGTGCAGAAGGCAGCCGAGGCAGCATTAGGCGATCGCAAAGGGGCAGTCGTGGCTATGGACCCCAACACCGGTGCTGTCCTCGCAATGGTTTCTCGTCCAACCTTTGACCCGAATATTTTCTCGACTCGCATCACCTCAGAAACCTGGCGAAAGCTACAAGGCAGAGGGAATCCGTTTATTAACCGGGCAATGCGAGGGTTTCCTCCAGCCAGTACATTTAAGGTAGTCACGGCTTCGGCGGGTATGGAATCTGGTCGGTATTCTCCCAAAACTGTTTTACAGACTTATCCTTACCTGTATGTCGGTGGTCATGCCTTTGGGGAGTGGAACCGAGCCGGATTTGGTCCAATGGGATTTGTTGGTGCTATGGCTTGGAGCAGTAACACCTTCTTTGGTCAAATCGGTCGAGGGGTTGGGGGGAAAACCCTGATTGAATGGGCTCGTAAATATGGCTTTGGTGAAAAAACTGGTATTGAGTTATCCGGCGAATCCCGTGGTTTGATAGTGGATGATGCCTGGAAGCGGAAAAACTACAATTGGGGATGGACCGTTGGAGATACCATAAATATGTCTATTGGTCAAGGATTTACCCTTGGAACACCCTTACAAACCTCAGTCATGTTTTCTGTAGTTGCCAATGGCGGCTACCGGGTTAAACCCCACTTGCTCAAGAACAATCAGGATGCTATCAAAGGGCGAGTGTCCATGAATATGAAGCCATCAACGATTCAAACCCTACGCCGAGGACTGCGAGCTGTGGTTACTGGGGGAACAGGAGCTGCATTGAGGGTGCCAGAGTTACCTCCTGCCGCTGGTAAGAGTGGAACAGCAGAGGCTCCTCCTGGCAAGGCTCATGCTTGGTTTGGTGGTTTTGCCCCCTATGATAAACCCGAGATTGCAGTTGTTGCTTTTGTGGAACATTCCGGCGGCGGTGGAGGTTCAGTGGCAGGACCAATTGTGCGCCAGGTAATGGAGGCTTATTTTAAACATAAATAGTAATTAATTATGTTTAATTACCAACAGACTCTGGTCAGTCACCTTCGACTCAGGAGTAACCACCATTTTTGAATTCAAAATGCCAAATTCAAAATTCAAAATGAATAGCTTGATAATTTTGAATTGTTGACACCGGATACAAGCCCCTATTTTTGAACAAAAATGCGACGCATTCCCCCACCTCGTCCAGGTGGGGGTTAAGGAGCAAGTCAATCAATCGTCGTAACCTTGGTTTTCTATATATTGCTTTAGAACCGAAAGGGGGGCTCCTCCACAAGAAACAGCACTAAATCCCCTTTTCCAGAAGACTGGCTTCCAGTAATAGGGAGCCAATTCTTTTGCGTATCTTTTTCTAATCTCTCTACTGGTCACTGTCTTAAGGGTGTTGCAAAGCTTGGAAATTGATACCTTAGGGGCTAAATCAATTAGGAGATGGATATGATCATTTGTCCCCAAGTCCGCCTTGGCATCCTCAAGGATGCAGTTATTTTTCTCGCAGATGCTTTTTGCCAAGTCTAAGATGTCCTCTTCTATGTCCCCAGTAATTACTGGATGGCGGTACTTAGTGACAAACACTATGTGAATCTTGATTAACGAAACAGTGTGAGCGAAAGAGCGAAAGGCGGTTGACATTTTGTGATACTATAGGTTAATATAGTGACATATTAGCAATTCCGTTGAGATTGTGAAAACACCAACTCAGATCATTCGCACCGACAAATGGAGGCTTAACGCAACTAGTGAGCAGCGTCTGCTGTTCACTGAGACGGTTAAAGTCTATCGTCGTGCTTGCAGATACTTGGTTGGTATTATTTACACTCACTGGAGTAAATTCGGGAACTTAACGGCGGATCAGCTGACTCCTGCTGTCGAGAAACTAATGCATCAGACAGCTAAGCGTCCCAGTGTCAAGTATCCTCAGTTCAACAAAGCTTTTTATAAATTTCCCAGCTATTACCGTCGTTCTGCGCTCGCATTTGCGGCGGGTCAAGTTAGTAGTTTTGTGACCCGTTACCGAGAATGGCAAGCAGGCACTAGGAAACTACCTAATGCCAGTCCTCCGAAACTGAATGCTGACACTGGCTGTTACCCAGCTTTATATAAAGGCCAATGCTATAAACTACACCGATTCAATCAAGTCGAAATCAAAGTCTTTAACGGCTCTGACTGGGTCTGGACTACCGTTCAAATTACCGGATTAAGAGAGCGTCATCAGGTGGCAACCAATAAGATGTTGTCACCATCTTTGATATTTAATGAAAGAGCTTGCCATCTGTCAGTTCCGTTTAGTTGCAAGCCAGAAAAACGGAAACCAGAGGCTAATGTAACAGCGGTAGATCTCGGAATTAATACTACTGCAACGATATCGGTTGTAACCCACAGTGGCACTGTAATCCACCGAGATTTCATCCATCCGGGGAGAGACATAGACCGCAGGGACAAGCGACTGAAGTCTGTATCTATGCGTGCATCTAAAACCATGGGGAAGGGTGGCAGACTTCACAAGGGTTTTTGTTCTAAGACCTACCAAAAATGCCAAAGAATCAACAACCAAATCAGTCATGTAGTCTCTAGGCGAATTGTTGAGATTGCTGAAAAGTTTAACTCCGAAGCGATTGTGTTTGAGAACCTTAAGGCATGGAAGCCAAAAGGGGGACGAAAACGGTCTAACCTTCGGCAAAGATTTCACGGATGGCTCAAGGCAAAAATTCGCGATTTTACGCTTGAGAAATGGGCTGAGTTAGGAGGCAAAGTAATAGAGGTTGTTGCAGCATATACCTCAAAGCTTGCCTATGATGGTTCAGGCATTGTTAAACGTGACTCAGGAAATTATGCCCTAGCAACTTTCTCCTCAGGTAAGCAATTCAATGCCGACTTAAACGGTGCTTACAATATCGGCGCTAGAGGTGTGCTTAAACTCGTTCGCAGAAATGACAACGAGGGTCGTTTCAGCAAAAGCTCTGGACGACCGCCTAGAAGCTGGGCTTGTCTGTGTGATTTGTGGGCTGCGGCTAGCCCTAGATTAGCATAGGACACCCCCACCTCGGTTTACCAGGTGGGGGAAGCTTCATTTGGAGCGAAACTATGTTTCAAACCCCCGAATTAATTCCTGGGGTATTTTTGAATTTTGAATTGATAATTTTGAATTGGAGCGCGTTAAGCAGCGGAGGCCTACGGCCACGCTACGCGAACGGCTTGGCCGTAGGCCACGCCAAAGGCGAACGCCGATAGGGTTTGACTCAAGGTGTTGAAATTATCTGAATTCCCTGAGTCGATAACTTGGTCACCCAAAACTCTAAATCTGGGTCAGTAATGTCAATGCTTACTTTCTGTTGAATTTCCTGGGCTTGCTCCTGGGACTCGCACAGGGCAAATACCGTCGGACCTGAACCAGACATCATGGTTCCTATGGCACCACTATTCTCAAAGGCTTCCCGTAGTTGCAAGACTTTGGGGTGATTGGGTAACACCACTTTCTCTAAATCATTGCGCAATAGTTTGCTAATCTCTCCCCCATCCTTATTGAGGATTTCCTTGACCATTGGACCGCTATGAACACGATTAGCACGGGATTCTAAGTCCTCAGGCTCCCGGATATAGGTTTCCCCAAACTGATTCCGATAAGTCTGATAAGCCCAAGCAGTAGAAACCATCAGACTGCGGTATTTACCCAACACGACATATAGAGAATCCAGTCCCGGTAGGGCAGACAACCGCTCACCTCTCCCCAGAGCTAGAGCGGTGCCACCAGCAAGGCAAAACGGCACATCGGATCCAAGCTGTGCTCCCAATTGTTGTAATTCCGGGTGGGTTAATCCCAATTGCCACAACATATCGATTCCTACTAACACAGCCGCTGCATCCGTCGAACCACCAGCTAGTCCAGCCGCTACAGGAATTCGCTTGTGGATAGTAATTTCCACACCACCCAAGTTAGCAAAACACTCAGGAAACTCCTCCCACATCAAGGCAGCTGCTTTATAAGCGAGGTTGCTTTCATCCGTTGGGACTTGGGGATGATTACAGTGGACTTTAATCTCCTGTGTACCAATGGCACGGATGTCGATTTGATCAGCTAATTCGATGCTTTGGAGAATCATTGCGAGTTCGTGATAACCATCACCCGCATCACCGAGGATTTCCAAATACAGATTGATTTTAGCTGGGGCATTTAGGGAGTATGAATGCATTCTTTATGGTGATCTGATTAGCTAGGGCTATCCACTGAGCAACACTAAGGTCTTCCGCTCGGGCTTGAGGGCTTATTTCTAATTGTTCCAGCAATTGGGTGATGCGATCGCGTTCAATTACAGATTTTAAATTATTGCGCAACATTTTACGTTTGCTGCCAAAGCCCAGTTTCAATAGTGTCTCCAAGCATCTGGGGTCAGAAGCTGGTGGTTCGGCTAGGCTCGGATGTAAGCGCACCACAGCAGAATCAACCTTGGGGGGAGGAGAGAAGGCCGACCCAGGGACATCGCAAATCAATTCACATTGGGCGAGATACTGCACCCGCACTGATAATGCCCCGAATTGTCTACAACTGGGTTTGGCATATAACCGCTGAGCGACTTCTTTTTGCACTAGCAGCACGATTAAATCAAACCCTGGCACAGCTGGCTGAGTAATAGTACCTAGCAACTTTTCCAGAATCGGACCGGTGATATTATATGGGATATTGGCAACAACTTTATTAGGTTTTTGGAAATTGGAAAAGTTAGCTAACAATGTATCTAACTCTAGGGATAGAAAGTCCCCTTGCAGAAGTAAAAAATTATCTATCTTACCGAGTTTTTTAACTAAAAATCGGCACAAGTCTCGATCAATTTCTACCGCCACTACAGACTGAACAAAAGGCAGTAACCGCTGGGTAAGAATGCCAGTACCCGGACCAATTTCTAGAATGCGATCGCTTTTGTGTAAATTAGCAGCTGTCACGATTTGGTTCAGTGCCTCCTCGCTACGCAGCCAATGTTGAGCAAATTTTTTACGAGCTTTTAACGTCATTGCCCAATTTTATAGCATTTATCAATTCGGTCCCCAATTGGTAAGCTATAGCGCGTGTCGCTGATCAGTTATCAGCTAATGCGCTACAGATGGTGCTACTTGAGGTGCTATCAGCGTGTCGCTTATCAGCATATGCTTACCTTTCAATTATCATTAATCTGGAACTATTAAATTCTCACGCTTAGAGGTTTATTTTAACCACCTCAATTCCCGTGAGCTTTTAGCTGACGGCTGACGGCTGACGGCTGACGGCTGACTGCTTACATCACGTCTAATTGGGTTGATACCATAAATGTTAGTTTTTAATTAACCACTAACAAGTAACCAAGTTCCTTGAATTATCAGTAGTAAACCGACCAACAAGATTTTAAAGGTTCCTCAATGGATTTTCAGGAAGTTCTGGAACAAACCTTGGTTTTGCCAGGCGTAATTCTTAGCAACACGCTTTAACTTGGCAATATTGCTCCGAGTCGCATCATCCATTGTGTCATTAGTGATTTCCGGTTGTAGACGCAGGTAACGAGAAACTGTTGCATCCTCGGATTCTAAGCTAGCCATCAACTCTTTGGTAATATACCGGTGAATGTCAGAAGGAGCATCAAATAGCACTTCAATCAATCGTCCTTGCCATCCCCATTGTCCCAATCCCCAGCCTTTAGCTTTTTCCCAAGGAATGGGGCGGTTTGATGCTCCTGTGCCAATGGAGATTATAGAAATTTCCTCAAGGGAATGATTTAAGTGGATCGCTTCAGCTAATGCACAGCTTGAGGGATTATTCGCCCCAACCCCACCATCAATTGCCGAGTAAGTCTTGCTTTGAGTCTTGAGCTGATGGGCTGGAAAATAGGTGGGGGCAGATGCGGAACAGACACAGGCTTCCCACAACGGAACATGAAAATAATCTTTGTCTTCACGCCAGCTTTTAAATATTATCGGCATGCGACTAATAGTGTCGTAGGCTGTGATCAACAGCCGAGGTGAATCGTAGATATCCGACAGCTTGGTCGTCCCAAACTGTTCTTTCATCACCTCAATTAACCCCTGATTGGAGTGTTTAGGAGCAGAAAGACCATACTTAAGGATAACCTTCAGCCGCTTTAGTGAAAAACGGCTGGTGTAGCGGAAAATCCTTTCCCCTTTCTGTTCATAAAGTCTAATCATCTCCCGACTGGGGATGCCAGTGGCAATCCCGGCAGCCAAGATTGAACCAGTGGAGGTACCTGCAATTAAATCAAAATACTTGTTGAGGGGCTGGTTAATATCTTTCTCCAATTCCGCCAAGATTACTGCTGCGATAACGCCCCGAATACCACCGCCATCTAAGCTGAGTATGCGAAAAGTCATGATCCCCCTAAAAACCCACGATGTTAAATTTTCCTCCTACCTATTGTGACGGCTTCTAGTCACTTCCAGGGTGATCTTACCTCCAAAATCTGGAATCGGCGCACCAGGTTTGCTTAACTGCACTTGGACTTGCTCCACCTTATCGAATTCTAGGATGGCATTAGCAATTTGATTTGCCAATTTTTCGATCAGGGCACATTTTGAGGTTTTAACCAAATGCTTGACAGTATCAATAGTTTGCCGATAATCCATGGTATCCCTAAGGTCATCACTTTCTCCCGCAGGGCTTAGATCTAGCCACATTGTTAGGTCTACTTCAAACCATTGTCCTAGGGTCTGTTCTTCCGGTAGGTAGCCAGTGTAGCCGTAGCAGCGAATATTGCTCAGTTTAATACAGTCCATCATCATGTGAAGTTTTCCCTCATGTATCCTTTATCACCAAGGTAAACGATTGTCCTTAGCGCTACTACTTTGGGTTAATCGCTTTTCAAAGCTAATGTTTAAAAATGAGAATTACTGGAGTCTGTTACCAGAATTGTTGTCTCAATTCAACCCCTAGCATACAACGATATCTCTTGCTGTGCTTTCACCCTTCGTTCTCTTGGTGCGCGTTCACGCTTGTCGGGACACCCGACCGGGGTCGCACCGCGTCGCAAAAAGTGCGGTGTTGCACCGCTGCCTAAGTCCGCTCCTTTATTAGATTTGTACCCAAGCAATCCATAACCAGGGACTTGTGTTTTATAGTCTTAGTCTGTTCCAGTCTCTAAGGATACTGCTGGAGAAAGGGGTTTCCCGATTTGGGGTTCGGTACCTGTAAGTAGACGCTGGATGTTACTGCGGTGACGGATGATCACATATATGCCAGCAGCAATACCAAATAGCTCATAGGCAAGAGGAGCTTTGGTAAGGTACATCAGTAGGGAAACAGCGATCGCACCAGCAATGGAACTGAGCGAGACAATACGAGAAATTGCCAAGACTACTGCAAATACACCTAGGGTTCCTAACCCTACAGGCCAAGACATGGTAAATATAACACCTATACTGGTCGCAACGGATTTCCCTCCGGTGAAGTTTAGCCAAATGGATTTACTATGACCAAAGATAGCAGCAAACGCAGCTAATGCCACTAACCAGGGTTGCCAGGTTTGAGGGAGTAGAGAAACTTGTGTCAGGGTATAAAAGCCATGGACTAGACTAATAGCAGCTGCTCCTTTCAAGGCATCAATCAGTAATACCACCACTGCTGGTCCTTTGCCCACAGTTCTCAATATATTGGTGGCACCGGTGGAGCCAGAGCCATGCTCACGAATATCAATATCTTTAAGCCAGCGTCCTGCTAGGTAACCAGTAGGCAGGGAACCTAATAAATAGGCTGAGATTACTAGTAGCCCACTCCAAGTTAAGTTAAGTACCATTGGTGTCATGTTGAAAATTTTCACAAGATCCGGCAATAATTCCCCGATCACCACCCTTAGGGTAGCAGGGCTGTAACATTGCTGAGTGTCTTGATGCAAAGCGCAAGTGGGGGAAACCCTTGTCGGGCCAACTACATCGATTTTTCAGTTCGCTGAACCTCCCGAGTGGCAGCAGTTTCGCGCCTGTTTTGCTAAAATTAAACCCAGTAAACCAAGTAATTCAATAATCGTCGTAAGTGTACATCTGCCGAGGATCAGGTGCAAAAGCAAGCCATAGGGGAAATTGCAATAATGACAGACTGATCTTATCTTCGGTTTCGTCAACAATGATTAAGGCTAACTGATCCCGCTTGATCAGTCGTTCCGCTTTTTGAACCAGGGCTATTGGATCTTCAAATAGAACAACTCCCCGTTCTGGACCAAAATCACTGCGGGAGATTCCCAGACAGTCCTGTAATCCTCTGCGCCATTCTCCCAGTCGTTCTGGGGTGTTGGCCAGGACAAGGGTAATTAGGCGATTGTCATACAGTGTCCGCAACACGGATATAACCGCTGAGGCAATTAAAACATTTTGTAAGCGGCTGCCCATAGTTTGCAGCGCACCACGACCACCTTGGGAAAAAAACCACTGAGACACTTTTTCAGCGTGAATTGGCTCGAAGGTACGACGCAGTTGCCAGGGAGGACCATAATAATCTGGCATTTTGCGATATTGATCCAACAGCTGACGAATCTGTCGGACTTCGTCTTTAAATGCTTGTTCGGCAAATTGTGGGTTGCCTCTGGTGGGGGGTGGTGGGGTTTCTTCTAATTCTGACCGTGGTGCTTCCCTTGGCGGCTGGGAGAGTTCCAGTTGTTCTGCAGCAGCAGCTAGGTCTTGTAAGGAGCCAACCAAATAATCTTTAAAACCTTGAACCCGAATCGCTAGCTCTTGAGATACACCAGCAAAACTGGTGCGCATTTCTTCACGAATCCGTTCCCGGCGGCGTTCTAGTTGCTCAATAGAAATTTGCAACTTTTGCTTGCGTTGCTCCAGTTCGGTCAGACCTTCAAATACCATCCGCTCCACAACTGCTTGGGTGCTTCCCAATTCCTTTGAAACCAGTGACTGTTCATGGTTTTGCAAAGTGGCAATTCTCTGTCTCAACTCCTGTTCTTTTTGCTCAAGTTCAGCCACAGTTTGAGCTAAGCTAGCCATTTTTTTTGCTTGATCTGAAGACTTCCCTAGTTGAATTTCACTAACTTTATCATCCCGATTCGGCTCACTCGACTGTGTTGGTTTAGCTTTGTCATGGTCTGATAGGGTCAGAGAAATGGGAGGAAGGTCGGGAGCTTGAGAGTTATCTCTAGGAGTAGCCCTATCTTGATCTGGGAAATTTGACTCCTGTGAATTATCTAATCCCTTAACTGCTTGGTTGTTATCTTGCTCTTGTTCTGGGTTTTGTGGGTCTTCGGAATTCATTTAAACTGATTTCTTAATAACTTATTCATTAAATACCTAACCTCTACTCTATACTTTGAGGTAAGTAAGTTATACTTTAGGGAAGCGTTCTTCTAGGCAAGTTCGTAGCAGCTTTGGGTCAAATAGAATTGGTAGAAAGTGAATGCTTTTGACTTCTGAAAAATAAAACAAAATCGGTACTGATGTCCAGAAGATTTCCCAATTTTGCCATTCCTGATAAGGAAAACGCCGGATCAGGGTTTCGGAGCGATAAATATCCAAGGCGGTTTCAGTAAATTGCAGGCGTATGGTTACGGCCTGAAACAACAAGAAGAAGCCCAACAACGCGATCGCTAAACTTACCCAGGGTTGTATGAGCACTATTGTCACTGCAGCAACAATCAACACTATAGGCAGTGTATAACTTGGAGGTAGTTCAACGGTTGATGTTGATTTTGGAGAATAATCAGCAGAAGTCACTTGGCTTAAATCCCGAGCTGATAAAGATGAATCAATATATGAATATAATTTAATTCTAAGCTTATATTCCCAACTTCTTCGATCTTCCCAACTTCTTCTATGGGATTTAACGGGATGACAGTTACCTGATCTTACCTACTACCAGTATCTAGCACATCCCTGAGTAAGATTGACCAAAAATTGAGTTAAATCCCTGTACGGAGAGGGGGGGATTCGAACCCCCGATGGCTTTGACACCATAACAGATTTCGAGTCTGCCACCTTAAACCACTCGGACACCCCTCCATGATCTAGTCAAACCGCACCCCAGACTTCATCTGAAATTTGAACACAAAACCGTGTAGTTTGTCAAGCGTGTAGTTTGTCAAGGCTGCTGTTGAAAACTCAGACATGGCTAGGTAGTCAATATTCCCTGAGCTAACGGATTGAATTGACTATTTCGCGCTAGGTGTTTTAGCAAACAGCGATAGCAGTCATATCAAGTCCACTGGCATAGGGAATTCTATAGCGGGAAATAGGATCACCATCAAGGAAAATCAATGTCTATCTCAATATCTTCAACAGTAGTCTTAAAACCACCATCCGGTGTCCACTGGATAGCACCATCACGGCCTGTCCAATAGAGGATCATCTTAGCATTGCGCATTAGCTTCGCCGTGTAGGAATCCACTACATTCGATGATGCGATCGCAATTTTTGGCTGCAGGGCATCGAGGAATTCTGGCCTCAGACTTTTTCCGGACCACCAAAGTACTTGTAGCTCAGGGAAACGGATGGTTTTG includes:
- the plsY gene encoding glycerol-3-phosphate 1-O-acyltransferase PlsY is translated as MVLNLTWSGLLVISAYLLGSLPTGYLAGRWLKDIDIREHGSGSTGATNILRTVGKGPAVVVLLIDALKGAAAISLVHGFYTLTQVSLLPQTWQPWLVALAAFAAIFGHSKSIWLNFTGGKSVATSIGVIFTMSWPVGLGTLGVFAVVLAISRIVSLSSIAGAIAVSLLMYLTKAPLAYELFGIAAGIYVIIRHRSNIQRLLTGTEPQIGKPLSPAVSLETGTD
- a CDS encoding DUF3119 family protein, translated to MTSADYSPKSTSTVELPPSYTLPIVLIVAAVTIVLIQPWVSLAIALLGFFLLFQAVTIRLQFTETALDIYRSETLIRRFPYQEWQNWEIFWTSVPILFYFSEVKSIHFLPILFDPKLLRTCLEERFPKV
- a CDS encoding CBASS cGAMP-activated phospholipase; this encodes MTFRILSLDGGGIRGVIAAVILAELEKDINQPLNKYFDLIAGTSTGSILAAGIATGIPSREMIRLYEQKGERIFRYTSRFSLKRLKVILKYGLSAPKHSNQGLIEVMKEQFGTTKLSDIYDSPRLLITAYDTISRMPIIFKSWREDKDYFHVPLWEACVCSASAPTYFPAHQLKTQSKTYSAIDGGVGANNPSSCALAEAIHLNHSLEEISIISIGTGASNRPIPWEKAKGWGLGQWGWQGRLIEVLFDAPSDIHRYITKELMASLESEDATVSRYLRLQPEITNDTMDDATRSNIAKLKRVAKNYAWQNQGLFQNFLKIH
- the folB gene encoding dihydroneopterin aldolase, encoding MDCIKLSNIRCYGYTGYLPEEQTLGQWFEVDLTMWLDLSPAGESDDLRDTMDYRQTIDTVKHLVKTSKCALIEKLANQIANAILEFDKVEQVQVQLSKPGAPIPDFGGKITLEVTRSRHNR
- a CDS encoding DUF3086 domain-containing protein, with translation MNSEDPQNPEQEQDNNQAVKGLDNSQESNFPDQDRATPRDNSQAPDLPPISLTLSDHDKAKPTQSSEPNRDDKVSEIQLGKSSDQAKKMASLAQTVAELEQKEQELRQRIATLQNHEQSLVSKELGSTQAVVERMVFEGLTELEQRKQKLQISIEQLERRRERIREEMRTSFAGVSQELAIRVQGFKDYLVGSLQDLAAAAEQLELSQPPREAPRSELEETPPPPTRGNPQFAEQAFKDEVRQIRQLLDQYRKMPDYYGPPWQLRRTFEPIHAEKVSQWFFSQGGRGALQTMGSRLQNVLIASAVISVLRTLYDNRLITLVLANTPERLGEWRRGLQDCLGISRSDFGPERGVVLFEDPIALVQKAERLIKRDQLALIIVDETEDKISLSLLQFPLWLAFAPDPRQMYTYDDY